In Serratia sp. FDAARGOS_506, a genomic segment contains:
- the yiaK gene encoding 3-dehydro-L-gulonate 2-dehydrogenase, giving the protein MRVSYSELKHQFKRALLARGVAEHTADDCAGMFADTTASGVYSHGVNRFPRFIQQLDAGDIVPDAEPSKLLSLGAIEQWDAHQGIGNLTARRMMDRAMQLADDHGIGLVALRNANHWMRGGGYGWQAAEKGYVGICWTNSIAVMPPWGAKTCRIGTNPLIVAVPGNPITMVDMSMSMFSYGALELNRLAGKTLPVDGGFDNDGRLTRDPATIEENRRILPMGYWKGSALSIVLDMIATLLSGGASVAEVTEDHRDEYGVSQVFIAIEIDRLIDGDSRDQKLQRIMDYVTSAERDNPDVAIRLPGHKFPRIQEENLRDGIPVDERVWARIQAL; this is encoded by the coding sequence ATGAGAGTGAGTTACAGCGAGTTAAAACACCAATTCAAACGCGCATTATTGGCGCGCGGCGTGGCGGAGCACACCGCCGACGACTGTGCCGGCATGTTCGCCGACACCACCGCCAGCGGCGTTTACTCCCACGGCGTTAACCGCTTTCCGCGCTTTATTCAGCAGCTGGACGCCGGCGACATCGTGCCGGACGCTGAACCCAGCAAGCTGTTGTCTCTGGGTGCGATCGAACAATGGGATGCGCATCAGGGCATCGGCAACCTTACCGCCCGCCGCATGATGGATCGCGCCATGCAGTTGGCCGACGATCATGGCATCGGTCTGGTGGCGCTGCGCAACGCCAACCACTGGATGCGCGGCGGCGGCTATGGCTGGCAGGCGGCGGAAAAAGGCTATGTCGGCATTTGCTGGACCAACTCGATCGCCGTGATGCCGCCGTGGGGCGCCAAAACGTGCCGTATCGGCACCAACCCGCTGATCGTCGCCGTGCCCGGCAACCCGATCACCATGGTGGACATGTCGATGTCGATGTTTTCCTACGGCGCGCTGGAGCTGAACCGGTTGGCGGGCAAAACCCTGCCGGTGGACGGCGGCTTCGACAACGACGGTCGGTTAACCCGCGATCCGGCGACCATCGAGGAAAACCGACGCATCCTGCCAATGGGGTACTGGAAAGGATCGGCGCTGTCGATCGTGCTGGACATGATCGCCACCCTGCTGTCCGGCGGCGCCTCGGTGGCGGAAGTGACGGAAGATCATCGCGACGAATACGGCGTATCGCAGGTGTTCATCGCAATCGAGATCGATCGATTGATCGACGGCGACAGCCGCGATCAAAAACTGCAGCGCATCATGGATTACGTCACCAGCGCCGAACGGGACAATCCCGACGTCGCCATTCGCCTGCCGGGCCACAAGTTCCCGCGCATTCAGGAAGAAAACCTGCGCGACGGCATTCCCGTCGACGAACGGGTTTGGGCGCGCATTCAGGCGCTGTAA
- a CDS encoding YhcH/YjgK/YiaL family protein — MIFGHIANTAPEQYPVPVANAVAYLQRTDFSTFPAGRYEDPATGYVVQVLDLHTQPPDALRPEVHRQNVDVQFLVSGTELIGVAADSGDNVVHQELLAQRDILFYRDVADESWLTMRPGNFAVFFPQDVHRPACINQRPSAIRKVVVKIPLASFSA; from the coding sequence ATGATATTCGGTCACATCGCCAACACCGCACCCGAGCAGTACCCGGTACCGGTCGCCAACGCCGTCGCCTATTTGCAGCGCACTGATTTCAGCACATTCCCCGCAGGGCGCTATGAAGATCCCGCCACCGGCTACGTGGTGCAAGTGCTGGATCTGCATACCCAACCACCAGATGCGCTGCGCCCCGAAGTGCATCGGCAAAACGTCGACGTGCAGTTTCTGGTCAGCGGCACCGAGCTTATCGGCGTAGCGGCGGACAGCGGCGACAACGTCGTTCATCAGGAGCTGCTGGCGCAGCGCGACATCCTGTTTTATCGGGACGTGGCCGACGAGTCCTGGCTCACGATGCGGCCAGGCAACTTCGCGGTATTTTTCCCGCAGGACGTGCATCGCCCGGCCTGCATTAACCAACGCCCCAGCGCGATACGCAAGGTGGTGGTGAAGATACCGCTGGCGTCGTTTAGCGCCTGA
- a CDS encoding MFS transporter, whose product MNTASVSVSQSQAIPKLRWLRIVPPILITCIISYMDRVNIAFAMPGGMDDELGITASMAGLAGGIFFIGYLFLQVPGGKLAVYGNGKKFIGWSLLAWAVISVLTGLVTNQYQLLFLRFALGVSEGGMLPVVLTMISNWFPDKERGRANAIVIMFVPIAGILTAPLSGWIITAWDWRMLFLVEGGLSLVVMVLWYFTISNRPQEAKWISQAEKEYLVKTLHDEQLLIKGKTVRNASLRRVLGDRIMWQLILVNFFYQTGIYGYTLWLPTILKGLTHGDMEQVGMLAILPYIGAIFGMLIISTLSDRTGKRKVFVALPLACFAACMALSVLLKDHVWWSYAALVGCGVFIQAAAGVFWTIPPKLFNAEVAGGARGVINALGNLGGFCGPYMVGVLISLFSKDVGVYSLAASLAIASVLALMLPTKCDHSARNP is encoded by the coding sequence ATGAATACAGCCTCCGTTTCCGTCAGCCAAAGCCAGGCGATCCCCAAGCTCCGCTGGCTGAGGATCGTGCCGCCGATCCTCATCACTTGCATCATTTCTTACATGGACCGGGTCAACATCGCCTTCGCCATGCCCGGCGGCATGGATGACGAACTCGGCATCACCGCATCAATGGCCGGGCTGGCCGGTGGCATCTTCTTTATCGGCTATCTGTTTCTGCAGGTGCCCGGCGGCAAGCTGGCGGTATACGGTAACGGCAAGAAATTCATCGGCTGGTCACTGTTGGCCTGGGCGGTGATCTCGGTGTTGACCGGCCTGGTCACCAACCAGTACCAGTTGCTGTTCCTGCGCTTCGCCCTCGGCGTTTCCGAAGGCGGCATGCTGCCGGTGGTGCTGACCATGATCAGCAACTGGTTCCCGGATAAGGAACGCGGCCGCGCCAACGCCATCGTCATCATGTTCGTGCCGATCGCCGGTATCCTCACCGCCCCGCTGTCGGGTTGGATCATCACCGCCTGGGACTGGCGCATGCTGTTTCTGGTGGAAGGCGGCCTGTCGCTGGTGGTGATGGTGTTGTGGTACTTCACCATCAGCAACCGGCCGCAGGAAGCGAAATGGATCTCGCAGGCGGAAAAAGAGTATCTGGTGAAAACCCTGCACGACGAACAGCTGCTGATTAAAGGAAAAACGGTGCGCAACGCCTCGCTGCGCCGAGTGCTGGGCGACCGGATCATGTGGCAGCTGATCCTGGTGAATTTCTTCTACCAGACAGGTATCTACGGTTACACCCTGTGGCTGCCGACCATTTTGAAAGGGCTGACCCACGGTGATATGGAGCAAGTGGGCATGCTGGCTATCCTGCCCTATATCGGCGCCATCTTCGGCATGCTGATCATCTCGACCCTCTCCGATCGCACCGGCAAGCGCAAAGTTTTCGTCGCCCTGCCGCTGGCCTGCTTTGCTGCCTGCATGGCGCTGTCAGTGCTGCTTAAGGATCACGTCTGGTGGTCTTACGCCGCGCTGGTCGGCTGCGGCGTATTTATTCAGGCGGCGGCCGGGGTGTTCTGGACCATCCCGCCCAAATTGTTCAATGCCGAAGTCGCCGGCGGCGCGCGTGGCGTGATCAATGCACTGGGCAACCTCGGCGGCTTTTGCGGCCCCTATATGGTCGGCGTGTTAATCAGCCTGTTCAGCAAGGACGTCGGCGTCTACAGCCTGGCGGCTTCGCTGGCGATCGCCTCCGTGCTGGCGTTAATGCTGCCCACTAAATGCGACCACAGCGCGAGGAACCCATGA